GGCCAATTAAGTGTTGCTGGCCGACCACTTCGTCCAAGGTGCGGGGCCGCATGCGAAAGGCAAGGGGTTCCATCATTCCTGCCCCCCCTTTTTAAAGAGGCGTTGCCACCAGGATAATTGGGGCGCCGGCTGGTCTTGAGCGGCGGCTGGAACCGGGTAGCGCTTGGCCACGTCAATTGGTGACTGGTAGACGGCGTCATCAGCGGCCATCACTAAAGCCAAGCGGTCCGGGTCGGTCTTAAACTGGGGGTCGGTTTTTAAGGTGAAGTTGCCGCCGGCCTGGGCAATTACTTGGACGTAGGGGTGGGTCAATTGATCGGGGAGGTTACCGTTGATGAAGACCTGGGTGACCACCCCCTTTTTTAGTTCGGTTTCGACGGCGGTTGTCCAGGAGCGCTCCTTAATCTGGGCGTTGCTGATGGTTAAACAAACCCGTTCCCGAAAGGTACCTAAGTAGCGCCGTTGCTCATCGGGGTTAATCTTGGGCGTGCCGTAAACCCCGTTTTGCAGGCGCTGTTCTAAGCTGCTTTTTTCTTGGTTATCCATGCCAGTCCTCCTTTTCGTGTTCCCATTGTAGCACACCACGAAAAAAGACCCGCCGAAGCGAGCCTGAATTAAGAATATAGGAGGTATGATTAGCCCTTAACGATTTGGCAGAATTCAATCGTTTCGGCGTTGGGGCCTTCAATGTTGAAGAACTTGATCCCGTGATCCCAGAAGTCGAGGTGTTGGACTTCTGTTTCCTTCATCGTGAAGCCAGTGGCCTTGGCGGCCTTGTAAGCGGCGTCGGCGTCGGAGGTGTTTAAAGACAGGTGGTTGATCGCCCCGGTCTTCTTAACGGCGCCGTCACCAGTCCAGATTTCAAGGGTCAAGTGGGCGTAGGACATGAAGACCACTTGGTTGCCCTTATCGTCAGTGTCAAAGTTCCCGGTCATCTTGAAACCCAACTTTTCCCAGAAGGCGACCGTCTTGTCGAGGTCGTCGGTTGGGATGCCAACGTGTTGAAGATCGTCAAAGTAACCCGCTAAGCTCTTGTTAAATGCCATGATAATTCCTCGCTTTCAAAATCAAACAACAAACAACTAGTTCCCAAGGTCCAAGGCTTGGTGCTTTAACTTCGGGAAGATCAACTTATCGGCCAAGCCCGTGATCCCACCTTGGAAGAGGAGGGCAAAGATCGTCCCCAACCCGAAGTTGGCCAGGCCCATTGCTGGGATGGCGGCCAAAGCCATGATCGTTGGCGGAATGTATGAAGCCCACATAGCCAAGGTGGCGTTGCCCTTGAAGTAGCGGAAGCGCAGGATCTGGAACAGGTCATCGGCCGGGTGCAAGACCAGGTTGACCCGCTGGTAGATCGAGATCGCCACCCCGATGAAGGTCACCCCTAAGAAATTGATCAAGACGTAGAGGATGATCATCAGCAGGGAGTGGGCGTCGGGCATGATCCGGTTGAAGATGTTGGAGAACCACTGGATGAAAATTGAGAACGGCAGCATGAACAAGAAGTTCCCGAAAATCCGGTGCCAGTCCCACTTGTGCATTAAGATGGCGTTTAGAACGGAAGTCAGCATCCCCAGGATCATGAAGGCCCAAAAGAGCGCCATCGAATTTCCTTTACCTAGGACGGCGTAACCGAGGTTATTTTCGGCGGCGGTCCAGTAGGCGGATCCTAAAAATTGCGGGTGGATGTGGGAACTGGTGACCAAGGTTAAGACGTTCCCCATCGAGTTAACGACGATTGAAAGGGCGAAGTAAGCCAGGGAGGCGGACATTGAAATGGTCCGGCCTTGTACCGGCTTGCTAGTCGCACTAGCAGCATTTGATTCCATAATCTTATTCTCCTTCTCGTTGGTGAAATTATTCACTTACGGTTACTAAATTTACGACTGGTTCGGTTCTATGTCAAGCGGTTGACAGAAAAAAGTTGCCGACCAGGGAAAGTTAGTTAAATCAACGCAACGCCCCGCTATATAATTAGCGGCGATTGGCCATGCAATCGCCTTCACAAATGGTGTGAAAAAGAGCACAAAAAAGGCCCGTTCTACAAGGAAAACGGGCGTAAACTTAGAATGTGAAGTGGCGGTAGTTGCCGACCTCGACGTCGACGCGCGCCACCACGATAAAGGAGGACGGATCGGCGGTGAGGGCGAGTTGGCGGATGTGGCGGAACTGCCCGCGTGGGGTCACGATTTGAACGACGGTGGTTGGTTGGTTGGTGTAAACCCCGGTCCCCTTAATCATCGTTGCCCCGTGGGTAAAGTCTTTGAGCTGGTCGGCGATGGCTTGCGGGTTCTTCGTGTAGATCGAAACGATGACGTCTAGCTGCGAGGAGAAGAAGTGGTCCATCGTGTAGTTGGTAATCAACATCCCAATCAGGGAGTAGACGATCCGGCTGGGGCCAAAGACCAGGGCGGTGATCAAGAGGATGACCCCGTTGATGATGTTGGCAATCGAACCAACGTTACGGTGGAACTTCTTTTGCAAGTAAGTGGTGACGATGTCAATCCCCCCGGTGGTAAAGCCGCGGTTGAAGCACAGGCCGACTCCGGCCCCAATCAAGATCCCACCGACAATCGTGTTGGTTAGGGGATCGGTAACCAGTTGGTAGGAGGGGATGATCTGCAAGAAGATGATGTTAAACAGGACCGCGAGCCCCGAAAAGGTGATGTAGTGGGTCCCAAACACCCGCCAGGCAAAGATGAAGAGCGGGATGTTAAAGATCGCCACCAGAAGCGAGAGGGAGACGTTGATCCCCGCCAACTTTAAGAGGGCTTGGACCAACTGGGAAGCCCCGGTTAAGCCACTGGAATAGGAATTGGCGTGAACCAAGAACATGTTCACCCCGACGGCCGACAGGAGCCCGAAAACCAGGGCGATTGAGACACGAATAAGGTTGCGACGGACGGTCATGAAAATCCTCCTTAGGTTTAGTTATTGCTTCTATTATCACGTCTGAGATTGACTTTGGCTAGGGGGAATCGGGAAAAGGTATTCGATAAAGATGATACTTTTAGGATCATCATTGGAAAGAGCCATAGTGAACGATATGTTTCTAGTATTCAAAGTGATGAAGGTGAAATTCTTTTCCCTCGTGGGACTCGATTCAAAGTTGTAAAATACTACCAAGATGAGAATGGTAAAAACATAATCGATGTGGAAGAAGTTGAATGATGAAGAGATGCGACGATTGAGAGCTTTGGATCGACCAACTACTGAACAGTTACGAGAGTGGTTGAAGGATGTCCCAAAGTCAAAATTAACTCCTGAAGAACTAAAAAGACGGGAAGCTTATAAAAAAGCCGCCCACAAAAGGTTTAGGGAGATCGAGAAACGTCGCCAAGAGAGGTCAAACAATGGGAAGTAACGATTTCTTCACGGTAGCCTATAAAATTCTAAGTTACCTCAAGTACTGTTATGAACATGGTGAACAACCTGATCCAGGTGTGATTAATGAGCGAACGCTGCTGATTTCCAAAGCCCAGTACGTTGAGACATTGCGAATGTTGAGCGATCACAACTACATTGAAGGAGTTACCTTCACCCACACGAAGGAGGGAGTCTTGTATTCGTTCCAGGAGAGAGTGTCAAGAATGTTGTGTAAAAAAGGAAACTTCGCCCGCATGAATTGGCGATTCTAAAACATCGAATCAAGCGTGTCGTGACAGTCCTTGAATCCCCGATGTGCTCGATTCTCAAATTTATCGTTGTACTCCATCACTTGCGTCATGATAAAGCGATCGAGGGCTCCTTCGTTTGGGAACTGCTCTTTACGTCGGACCATCTTCTTCAGGCTCTTATTGAACGACTCAATTAGGTTCGTCGAGTAGATGGTCTGACGGATCGCAGTTGGAAAACTGAAGAACGTGAATAGCTCCTCCATTTGGACTAGATTCTTGATTCGACGCTTATAACTGGACTCCCACTTAGCACTGAAAGCCGCCAATCGTTCTTGGGCGGCTTGTAGGTTCTCTGCTTGCCGAATAGCCTTAAAGTCGGTGATAATCTCCCTGCGATCGTTTTTGCGAACGTACCCTAAAAGGTTGCGCTCTGCGTGGACCCAGCACCGTTGAAACTTCGCCTGCGGGTAGTTAGCCTCAATCGCAGATTGAAGTCCAACTAAACCGTCGGCGATGAACAACTGAATATCTTTAATCCCCCGTGCGCGTAATCCCTGGAGTAGTTCAGACCAAGCGGCTCCGTTCTCGGTCGGTGCGATACTGTAGTCAAGAACTTCCTTACCGCCGTCACTTCGAATTCCGATCGCTACGTTAACGGCTTCTCGTTCAACGGTACCACGGCGTAACGGAATGTAAGTAGCATCGAGGAACACACAGACGTACTGTGAGTACTTGAATTTGCGCTCGTGGAACTCTTCAACCAGGTGTTCCGTCCGCTTAGTGATGTTTGAAACCGTGGTTGGTGAGTAGTAGTGGCCGTACATTCTCTCAACCATATCAGCGATTTCACGAGTTGTGACGCCCTTGGAGTACATCTTGATGACCATTTCCTCCAGTCCATCAGTCCGACGCACGTAAGGAGGGAAGAGGGCGTTTTGAAACTTGTTTAACCGGTCCCGTGGGATCGTCAGATTAATTTCACCGTACTCAGTGTCGATCGTGCGGGTGTACGTCCCGTTCCGGTAGTTCACGTCGTCTTTTGATCGGTCGATCCGAGTATGTGGTTCGTAGCCTAGCACCGCAGTCAGTTCATTTTGAAGGAACTGATTAGCGGCCACTTCAATTTGACGACGTAAGACTTCATTCAGGGTAATATCTTTGTCTGAAGATAGCGCTGCGATAATATCTTTGTTAAACTGGTTCATGGGGAAAGCCTCCGTATTCTGATTGGTTTTTAGCGATTTCAATCATACGGGGAAGGCTTTCCCTTTTTCAATACCCTCAAGGTATCAATTTACACAAAATATTTTACACTCCCTTTTCCAGGACGCAAGAATCACTATCGAAGGCTTGGAATACCTGGCCGAGAACTCAATGATGCAGAAAGCTTTTAGAATCTTTAAGTCGTTTAAAGAATGGCTATAAACGGTTACCAGATGGTAGCCGTTTTTTTATGTCCGTTTCCGTGCAGTTGTGGACGTTAAATAAAACCCGAGACAGGCTCCCAAGCCGTTAAATGCGAGTAGGAGGTTTCAACATGCCACAAGATGTTAACGAGCAACCAAAGAACGTTGCGGAAAATATCGATGTCGAATCACAGGAATAAGTACCGAAGAAGGACGCTCCTAATGTTTTACCAAAACAAAAAGCCGGCCCCGTAACGGAGTCGGCTTTTTTAACAAGTAACCGAGATTACTTGTTGTAGAATTCAACGATCAGGGCTTCGTCGATGTCGGCGTTCATGTCTTCACGTTGCGGAAGACGGGTCAGCTTACCTTCGAGCTTGTCAGCGTCGAATTCAACGTAAGCCGGGCGAGCAACAACGGCTTCAACAGCACCCTTGATAACGTCCAGGTTCTTGGACTTTTCACGAACGGCGATGACTTGACCAACCTTAACTTCGTAGGAAGGAATGTCAACGCGCTTGCCGTCAACAGTGATGTGACCGTGGTTAACCAGTTGGCGTGCTTGACGACGCGTGGTAGCTAAACCAAGACGGTAAACCATGTTGTCCAGACGACGTTCAAGCAGAACCATGAAGTTAGTACCGTGAGTACCTTCCTTGATCTTGCCGGCGCGAACGAACAGGTTAGAGAATTGCCGTTCGGTCATCCCGTACATGAAACGAAGCTTTTGCTTTTCGCGAAGTTGGGTCCCGTATTCGGAAAGCTTACCGCGACGGTCGTTCCCGTGGTCACCAGGAGCGTACGGACGACGAGCAAGTTCCTTACCAGTACCAGAAAGTGAAACGCCCAGGCGCCGGGAAAGACGCCAGCTTGGGCCAGTGTAACGTGACATAATTGAATTCCTCCAAATAATTTGTATTGGAGTAAAATAATCCGATGGTGAAGCTGACATTCGTGCAGGCCAATTGGATCGTTCACCCTCGCAGCTGGGTTACTAGAAACACCAACTTGGCATTGGTCTGTTGACGAGCTTGCCTCTTCATTGCTGCATTATTTTACACGTCCACTATCATACAACGCTTAAATCGACCGGGTCAAGCAATTCTTTGAAGGAAAACGGTTAGAAATCCGGGAGTTCAATTGCTTGTCTGGGGATAAGTAGGGTAAGATTATGTTATAATCAAAAGTTAATTAAGACTTAAAAGTATAGGTGGGATTCGGATGTTACAAGTGTTAATTGGGATCATTGCGATTGCCGTGATCGTTGTCATCATTTTTTACGTGTGCCAACGACGGGCGATGCGGGTCATTACAGACTTACGGGCCCGGCTGGTGGCCCTGGAAGAAGCCCGGTTAGCACGCCGGTTGGATGACGCCAGCCTCGCTGACTTAATGGGGGAATCGTTGAAGGTGTTCACCGCCTTGCAAGATGACTACTTAAAAAAGGTGGCCCCGGCCGTTGACGACGCTAACGAACAATTAGAAGAGGTTAGCAAGAACCTAAACGGGCTCAACGTCTTCACCGTGACGGGACAGTTGAACCAGGTTCGGGAGTTAGTCGAAGAGGCCGAACGGCAGCAAAAGCGGGTCGTTGACCGGCTCCAAAAGGCGGACCAAAAAGAAGAAGAGCAAAAAAAGGCGACCGCCACGATGGGCGAGCAACTAGGCGACTTCCAAAAGAAACTGGATGACACCGCCTACCAGTACGGGGATGCCATTCGGCCCTTGCGTTCCCAGTTAGCCGATCTGCAAGAGCAGTTTACCCGCTTTAACGAGATCGCCGCCAAGGGTGATCACGAAGCGGCGGCCGAAATTTTAACCGACTTAAAGGAAAAAGAGGCCCACTTTACCAAGCTGGCTGAGGAGATTCCAGAACTTTATAAGCCACTATTTACCACCTTCCCGGACCAAATTAGCGAGCTGCGTGAGGGCTACCGCAAGCTAGTGGCTAACCACTACCGCTTCCCGGTCAATAATTTGGATGACCAAATTGAAGGCTTAGAGGCGCAACGGCAGACCGCCCTGGATCACATTGCCGCCCTTTCGCTAGCCCCGGTCCGGGTGGCCAACAAGAGTTTGGAAGAAAAAATCGATCACCTATACGATGTGATGCAGAACGAAATGGATGCCCGGCCCCAGGTTGAAAAATTGGTCGGGGTGGTTGGCGATCACCTAGATCACGCTCGCCAGCAAAACCGGGAGTTGATGGCCGAATTAGACCGACTGTCCGAAAGCTACACCCTTAATCACGACGAGGTTGCCCACACCCGCGAGCTAGAAGAACAACTTAAGCAGATCCAAAAGGAATACGAAAAGGATCAGGTAGCCGTTAACGCCCAAGCGGCCGTCGCCAGTCAAGTCCTAGAACGCTTCATGGAAGACGAAAAGGTCTTAACGGCGATCGAAACCCAGCAAAAGGAAATCAATGATGGGGTGGCCTACCTCAGCGAAGACGAGCAGCGGGCCCGCAAGGCCTTGCAACGCTTCGTTACCACGGTCCGGGCAACCAAGCGCCACGTTGAGACCCTCAACTTGCCGGGGCTGCCGCAAGATTACCTGGACTTTTTCTTCCTGGTCTCCGATGAAATTAGCCACTTGGCCAAGGACATGAACCAGCAACGGATCGACATGGAGGCCATCACTAAGGAACTCTTAAAGGTTCAAGGCGACGTTAGCGAATTAATCGACCGAACCAACAAGGTGCGTGACTCGGCGGAACTGACCGCCCGCTTAATGCAATACGGGCTCCGCTTTGTCGATGACAACCAAGAGATTGACGCCGCCATTACCGAGGCGCAAAAACTCTACGACTGCTACGAATACGAGCAGAGTTTGGAAACGATCGGGGCGGCCCTCGAGAAGGCAGAACCGGGTTCCTTCAAGCGTTTGGAAGACAACTACTACGATGAATTAGATGAAGAAGAGTCATAGATAACAAAAGGGGTGCGACGCTGGTCGCGCCCCTTTTGCTATCCAAGCCCCTAGTGATCTGTTATAATTGATCGGTATTTGGAGTCGAACAGGCCATTGGTGACGCACGCAATCACTTTATCCACACTAATGGCATATCTTGCGTTGGTATCCAGCGCGTGTGAAAAGAGGGAACACACAATGATTTATTTTGATAATAGTGCCACCGCACAGGCACGCCCAGAGGTCCTTGCGACCTACAAACAGGTTTCCGAGAAGATTTGGGGGAATCCCAGTTCTTTACACAAGCTCGGCGAAACGGCTTGGAACCTGCTAGAACAAACCCGGACCCAGATCGCCAATACCTTTGGCGTTCAACCCGGTGAAATCCTGTTTACTTCCGGCGGCTCGGAGGGGGACAACTGGGTCATTAAGGGAACGGCGCTTGCAAAGCAAAAGTTTGGCAAGCACATCATCACCTCATCGGTGGAACACGCCGCCGTTCGTAACGCGATGCAAAGCCTTGAAAAGTTGGGCTTTGAAGTCACCTACCTGCCGGTTGACAAGGAGGGACGGGTGAACCCCGCAGACGTGAAGGCCGCCCTGCGTAAGGATACGATCTTAGTTTCGATCATGGCCGTCAACAATGAGGTCGGCACCATCCAACCAATTAAAGAAATCGGTGCAATCTTAAAGGACTACCCGACCGTCCACTTCATGGTCGACGCCGTTCAGGCCATTGGTAAGGGTTTAGACGACCTGGTCTTTTCCGAACGGGTCGACTTTGCCACCTTCTCTGGTCACAAGTTCCACGCCCCCCGCGGAACTGGCTTTATTTACAAGCGGGCCGGCCGTAAGTTAGCCCCACTGATCGATGGCGGTGGGCAAGAACGCGGATTGCGCGGGGGAACCGAAAACACCCCGGGTAACGCCGCCATGGCCCGGGCAATTCGTTTAATGAAGGAACAAGAAACCACGGATGTCGCTAACGAACAGGCGGTCCGCAAGGCCATTTACGATCACATCAGCCAGTTTGACCACGTGGAAGTCTTCTCCGGCTTAGGCGCCGGCTTTGCCCCTCACGTGTTGACCTTTGCCATCGTCGGGGTGCGGGGCGAAACGATCGTCCACGCCTTTGAAGAACACGACATTTACATTTCAACCACCAGCGCATGCTCATCAAAGAAGCACTCGGAGGCCTCTACTTTGGCCGCTATGAAGGTGCCGGATAACGTTGCCACCTCGGCCGTGCGGGTTAGTTTGGGGGACCAAAACACCCTCGCCGATGCCGAAGAATTTAACCGGGTTTTTGATCAGCTTTACGCCGGGTTTAAAAAGATTATTGATTAAGGAGAACCGTTCATGAAGTACGATGAAATTATGGTCCGCTACGGTGAATTGTCCACCAAGGGCCACAACAAGAAGTCATTCATTGACCGCTTGGGTTCCAACGTTAGAAAGGCGCTCCACCAATACGACCAGGTCAAGATTCACCCGAACCAGGACCGGTTGCACGTGGAGTTAAATGGGACCGACGCCGAACCAGTCATGGAGCGGCTCAAGCAGGTCTTTGGGATCCAAAACTTTTCCCCATCCTTGCGGGTGGAAAAGGACTTTGATTCCGTGGTCGAAGCGGCCGTAGCGATATTTAAGGAACAGGTCCAGGGGCCGACCACCTTCAAGGTGGAAACCAAGCGGGCCGACCACAAATTCCCGATGGGGACCTTTGAAATGAATAAGCAACTGGGGGGCGCCCTTTTGAAGGCATTCCCAACCGACTTATCCGTGGACGTTCACCACCCGGACATCACGCTGCGGGTCGAAATCCGCTTAAACGGGATTTACCTGACCAGCGCCAAAATTTTAGGGGCCGGTGGTCTGCCGGTCGGCACCGCCGGGAAGGGAATGATGATGCTGTCGGGGGGGATCGACTCCCCGGTGGCCGCCTACCTAGCGCTGAAGCGGGGCGTTTCCTTAGAAATGGTCCACTTCTACTCCCCGCCGTACACCTCCGAACAAGCCCTGGCCAAGGCCAAGGAATTGACCGGGAAGTTGGCTAAGTACTCCGGCTCGATCAAGTTCATTCAGGTGCCGTTTACCGAGATCCAAGAAACGGTCAAGGAAAAGGTACCGGAGGGCTACTTGATGACCGTGCAACGCCGCTTGATGTTGCGCTTGGCCTGTGCCCTAGCCCAAAAGCGGGCGGGCTTAGCTGTCTTTAATGGTGAGTCCCTGGGGCAAGTGGCTTCCCAGACGATGGAATCAATGTTGGCGATCGAAGACGTTACCACGATGCCAGTGCTGCGTCCGGTGCTGTCCTACGACAAAAACGAGATCATCAAGATCGCCGAAGACATCGACACCTACGACCTGTCGATCTTGCCTTACGAAGACTGCTGCACCGTCTTCACGCCGCCTTCGCCAAAGACCAAGCCAAACCTGAAGCGGGCCCGCTCATACGAGGCGCGCCTAGACGTGGAAGGCTTGATGCAACGGGCCTTGGACGGAATTGAGATCACCGAAATTCACGCCGGCGACGAATTCTTGAACCAAAACCAAGACGTCTTCGCGGAATTACTATAATTGTTAGTCAAGGGGCTAGGGAACCAGTTACGGTTTCCTGGCTTCTTTTTTTGTTGCTTGCTACCTTTGGGGACAGGACAAATCTACAAATTTACGCAAACTGGAAGTGCGATCCAACCTTCTCGACGGGCCGTATGGCTAAGCTAGGGCAAATGGTTGTCGCCCTCGGCGCCGTTCTTCGCCCGTACTTAGATACTAGGCCCGTGGTTGGGTCGCACTCCTTTTTATTGCACAAATCCAAATATTTGTCCTGTCTCACTTTCGGCTTTGCGCTACTCAGTTTTCCCAATTGACCATTGAAACTAACCTAATTTCGACTTTCTTTTACACCAAGGTGGAGTATAATCGCTAATGTAATCGGTTACACAGAACCTAAAGGAGGTTGACGATGGTTATTTCGTGGTGGGGAGCGCTGATTGGCTTGGCGCTCGCAATCTACTTAATTTTAAAGAAGCTCAATCCGGTTTATTCCCTGATGCTTGGGGCGATTATTGGGGCCTTGCTCGGTGGGGCCAGCCTGACTGGTACCATTGACATCCTGGTCAAGGGGGAGCAAAGCGTCATGGGGACGGTGCTACGGGTGCTAGCCGCCGGAATGCTAGCCGGGGTAATGATGGAATCCGGGGCTGCCGAAACCTTGGCCCGCACGATCGTGGATAAGCTGGGCGATCGAATGGCGATTTTGTCACTGGCCCTAGCGACGATGGTCATTACCGCCGTGGGGGTCTTCATTCCGGTGGCCGTTTTGATCGTGGCGCCAATTGCCCTGGAAGTGGGGCGACGGATGCATATTTCCAAGCTAGCCCTCTTGGTCGCCTTATCCGGTGGAGGTAAGGCCGGGAACATCATTTCGCCTAACGCCAACACGATTGCGGCGGCCAAGGGCTTTGGGCTCGAGTTAAGCCAGGTCATGATCGCCGACTTTATCCCGGCGGTGGTGGCCCTGATTGTGACGGTGATCGTGGCCCGCTTGTTGGTTAAAAAGGGCGACGCCGTTATGGAAGCCGATTTAGGCGACATGGTGGATAGTGACACCGGCAACTTACCCACCCTTGGTCAGGCCGTGGTGACCCCGATTTTAGCAATTGTCTTACTCTTATTAAATCCCATCGGCCAAGTTGCCCATTTGACGCTGTTGACTAAGGTGAACTTAGACGCGACCTACGTACTGCCGTTTGCCGCGATTGTCGGCGCCCTGGTGATGAAAAAGGGCCGGGAGTTGCGCGATTACGCCCGGGTCGGGATGACGCGGATGACCGACGTGGTCTTGATCTTGATCGGGGCCGGGGCGATCGGGGCGACGATTACCTCGTCGAACCTGCCACAACTCTTAATCAAGGGAGTGGAGGCTAGCCACATGCCCGGGGTCTTGTTGGCACCGATCTCCGGGATCTTAATGGCGGCCGCCACCGCCTCGACTTCGACCGGGGTCATCCTAGCGACCGGCTCCTTTGCTAAGGCGATCTTAGGCTTTGGGGTCGCGCCACTGGCCGCCGCCGCCATGGTCCACACCGGGGCGATCGTGATCGACCAGCTGCCACAGGGGAACTACTTCCACGTGACGGCCAACGCCATGCACATGGACCTGAGGCAACGGTCGCAAGGGATCCTATATGAAGCCATGGTTGGGGGCTCGGCAATGCTGACCGCCACGATTCTCTACGGTTTCTTACACCTGATTTAAGGGGGAAGTAAAATGAAGTTTGTGATTGCGCCTGATTCGTTTAAGGGCAGTTTAACGGCTAAGGAAGCGGCCACCGCCATGGCGACCGGCATTAAACGGGTTTATCCCGACGCCGAGCAAACCTTGGTGCCCATGGCCGATGGGGGTGAGGGAACGGTGCAGTCTTTAGTCGACGCTACCAACGGCCAGCTCTTGATCAAGACCGTTCACGGCCCGCTTAACCAACCGGTTCAAGCCCACTATGGCTTGCTGGGTAATTCCAACACGGCGGTGATTGAGATGGCCGAGGCCAGCGGGATTGGCTACGTGACCGAAGAAACCAAGAACCCGCTGATCGCCACCACTTACGGGACCGGGGAGCTGATTTTGGATGCCGTTAGCCACGGGGTCGATCAAATCATCATCGGGATTGGCGGCAGTGCCACCAACGATGGGGGTGCCGGGATGGCCCAGGCCTTGGGAGTGAAACTTCTCAATGATGCCGGCGAGCAGGTGGGCCTCGGCGGTGGCGCCCTGGGGGAAGTCGCCCACGTTGACGTCAGTGGGGTCGACCGCCGCGTCAAGGAAGTGAAGGTGTTAATCGCCTCTGACGTCACTAACCCCTTGACCGGGCCGGAAGGGGCGTCGGCCGTTTTTGGCCCGCAAAAGGGGGCGACCCCGGAGATGGTCAAGCTTTTGGATGACAACCTGCACCACTACGCAGCGGTGATTAAAGCCGACCTGGGCAGGGACCTGGAGGAAAAGCCGGGAGCCGGT
The nucleotide sequence above comes from Limosilactobacillus fermentum. Encoded proteins:
- the thiI gene encoding tRNA uracil 4-sulfurtransferase ThiI, whose amino-acid sequence is MKYDEIMVRYGELSTKGHNKKSFIDRLGSNVRKALHQYDQVKIHPNQDRLHVELNGTDAEPVMERLKQVFGIQNFSPSLRVEKDFDSVVEAAVAIFKEQVQGPTTFKVETKRADHKFPMGTFEMNKQLGGALLKAFPTDLSVDVHHPDITLRVEIRLNGIYLTSAKILGAGGLPVGTAGKGMMMLSGGIDSPVAAYLALKRGVSLEMVHFYSPPYTSEQALAKAKELTGKLAKYSGSIKFIQVPFTEIQETVKEKVPEGYLMTVQRRLMLRLACALAQKRAGLAVFNGESLGQVASQTMESMLAIEDVTTMPVLRPVLSYDKNEIIKIAEDIDTYDLSILPYEDCCTVFTPPSPKTKPNLKRARSYEARLDVEGLMQRALDGIEITEIHAGDEFLNQNQDVFAELL
- a CDS encoding GntP family permease, which translates into the protein MVISWWGALIGLALAIYLILKKLNPVYSLMLGAIIGALLGGASLTGTIDILVKGEQSVMGTVLRVLAAGMLAGVMMESGAAETLARTIVDKLGDRMAILSLALATMVITAVGVFIPVAVLIVAPIALEVGRRMHISKLALLVALSGGGKAGNIISPNANTIAAAKGFGLELSQVMIADFIPAVVALIVTVIVARLLVKKGDAVMEADLGDMVDSDTGNLPTLGQAVVTPILAIVLLLLNPIGQVAHLTLLTKVNLDATYVLPFAAIVGALVMKKGRELRDYARVGMTRMTDVVLILIGAGAIGATITSSNLPQLLIKGVEASHMPGVLLAPISGILMAAATASTSTGVILATGSFAKAILGFGVAPLAAAAMVHTGAIVIDQLPQGNYFHVTANAMHMDLRQRSQGILYEAMVGGSAMLTATILYGFLHLI
- a CDS encoding glycerate kinase, whose amino-acid sequence is MKFVIAPDSFKGSLTAKEAATAMATGIKRVYPDAEQTLVPMADGGEGTVQSLVDATNGQLLIKTVHGPLNQPVQAHYGLLGNSNTAVIEMAEASGIGYVTEETKNPLIATTYGTGELILDAVSHGVDQIIIGIGGSATNDGGAGMAQALGVKLLNDAGEQVGLGGGALGEVAHVDVSGVDRRVKEVKVLIASDVTNPLTGPEGASAVFGPQKGATPEMVKLLDDNLHHYAAVIKADLGRDLEEKPGAGAAGGLGTGLLAFTNATMQKGIELVVEYSQLEEQAAGADYVLTGEGSIDFQTKFGKTPYGVAKTTKRVAPQAPVIGIAGHLGKGVAELADEGVIDAVFASPSGAKSLEQAIADAAQDVALTAENVARLIKVSH